A single region of the Ziziphus jujuba cultivar Dongzao chromosome 10, ASM3175591v1 genome encodes:
- the LOC107411986 gene encoding long chain acyl-CoA synthetase 7, peroxisomal isoform X4: MESPAQRRLRAIRSHLLPNTSDDDPQTHIRSNITAGEFAQVQGYSVVLPEKLQTGKWNVYRSARSPFQLVSRFADHPEIGTLHDNFVHAVETFRDHKYLGTRVQADGSVGEYKWMTYGEAGTARKAVGSGLQFNGLQKGDCVGIYFINRPEWLIVDHACAAFSYISVPLYDTLGPDAVRYVVNHADVRAIFCVPQTLNSMLSFLSEIPSVRIIVVVGGIDEHLPSLPSASGVKLISYSRLTVQDNLKLMDDIAVLRPTLFCSVPRLYNRIYAGITNSVSNSGLLKERLFKAAYNSKKHTIMSGQRSSPIWDRLVFNKIRDKLGGRVRFLGSGASPLSPDVMDFLRVCFGCQVLEGYGMTETSCIISIMDEGDNLSGHVGSPNTACEIKLVDVPEMNYTSEDQPYPRGEICVRGPIIFQGYYKNEVQTREVLDDDGWLHTGDIGLWLPGGRLKIIDRKKNIFKLAQGEYIAPEKVENVYSKCKFVSQCFIYGDSFNATLVAIIAVDPDVLKEWASSAGIKYEDVGQLCNDPRARAAVLADMDEIGREAQLRGFEYAKAVTLVPEAFTLENGLLTPTFKIKRPQAKEYFARAISDMYAELSKSDPTMQKM, translated from the exons ATGGAATCACCAGCACAACGTCGTCTTCGAGCCATCCGGTCTCACCTTCTTCCCAACACATCTGATGATGATCCGCAAACACATATCCGTTCTAACATCACCGCCGGAGAGTTCGCTCAAG TCCAGGGATACTCTGTAGTTCTTCCAGAGAAATTGCAAACAGGAAAATGGAATGTGTATAG ATCTGCACGTTCTCCATTCCAGCTTGTAAGTAGATTTGCTGATCACCCAGAAATTGGGACTTTGCATGATAACTTCGT ACATGCAGTTGAAACTTTCCGAGACCACAAATACTTGGGTACTCGAGTTCAGGCGGATGGAAGTGTTGGAGA GTACAAATGGATGACATATGGAGAAGCAGGCACCGCTCGCAAAGCAGTAGGTTCTGGCCTACAGTTTAATGGGCTACAGAAA GGAGATTGCGTTGGAATTTATTTCATAAACAGACCAGAGTGGTTGATTGTGGATCATGCTTGTGCAGCATTTTCGTATATCTCAGTTCCTTTGTATGATACACTTG GTCCAGATGCAGTTAGGTATGTTGTTAACCATGCTGATGTGCGAGCTATTTTCTGTGTGCCACAGACTCTGAATTCG ATGTTAAGCTTTTTGTCCGAGATTCCATCTGTAAGAATTATAGTG GTTGTGGGAGGGATAGATGAACACTTGCCTTCCCTTCCATCTGCATCTGGAGTGAAGCTTATATCCTATTCAAGACTAACTGTTCAG GACAATTTGAAATTAATGGATGACATAGCTGTCCTAAGACCTACATTATTCTGCAGTGTTCCTCGGTTGTACAATCGGATATATGCTGG AATTACAAATTCTGTATCAAATTCTGGGCTTCTAAAGGAGAGATTATTCAAAGCTGCCTACAATTCCAAGAAGCACACCATTATGAGTG GCCAGAGATCATCTCCAATATGGGATAGATTAGTATTCAATAAAATTAGAGATAAGCTTGGAGGACGTGTCCGTTTTTTGGGTTCAGGTGCTTCACCATTGTCTCCTGATGTCATGGacttcttgagagt GTGCTTTGGCTGCCAAGTACTTGAAGGATATGGTATGACAGAGACTTCTTGCATCATAAGCATAATGGATGAGGGTGACAATTTATCAGGTCATGTTGGATCCCCTAATACTGCTTGTG AAATAAAACTTGTGGATGTTCCTGAAATGAATTACACGTCAGAGGATCAGCCTTATCCTCGTGGCGAAATCTGTGTCAGGGGTCCCATTATCTTCCAAGGCTATTACAAAAATGAAGTCCAAAC GAGAGAAGTGCTTGATGATGATGGCTGGCTGCATACGGGAGATATAGGATTGTGGTTACCTGGAGGGCGACTTAAAATTATTGATAG GAAAAAGAACATTTTTAAGTTGGCACAAGGAGAGTATATAGCACCTGAGAAGGTCGAGAATGTCTACTCCAAATGCAAATTTGTTTCTCAGTGTTTCATATACG gtgATAGCTTCAATGCCACTCTGGTAGCTATAATTGCAGTGGACCCAGATGTGTTGAAAGAGTGGGCTTCATCTGCTGGCATCAAG TATGAAGACGTAGGACAATTATGCAATGATCCAAGAGCAAGAGCTGCGGTTCTGGCTGATATGGACGAGATTGGGAGGGAGGCCCAG TTGAGAGGCTTTGAATATGCGAAAGCCGTAACTTTGGTACCTGAAGCATTTACCCTAGAGAATGGCCTTCTGACTCCAACATTCAAG ATAAAAAGACCTCAAGCTAAGGAATACTTTGCCAGAGCAATATCAGACATGTATGCTGAGCTTTCTAAATCTGACCCAACAATGCAAAAGATGTAA
- the LOC107411986 gene encoding long chain acyl-CoA synthetase 7, peroxisomal isoform X5: MESPAQRRLRAIRSHLLPNTSDDDPQTHIRSNITAGEFAQVQGYSVVLPEKLQTGKWNVYRSARSPFQLVSRFADHPEIGTLHDNFVHAVETFRDHKYLGTRVQADGSVGEYKWMTYGEAGTARKAVGSGLQFNGLQKGDCVGIYFINRPEWLIVDHACAAFSYISVPLYDTLGPDAVRYVVNHADVRAIFCVPQTLNSVVGGIDEHLPSLPSASGVKLISYSRLTVQDNLKLMDDIAVLRPTLFCSVPRLYNRIYAGITNSVSNSGLLKERLFKAAYNSKKHTIMSGQRSSPIWDRLVFNKIRDKLGGRVRFLGSGASPLSPDVMDFLRVCFGCQVLEGYGMTETSCIISIMDEGDNLSGHVGSPNTACEIKLVDVPEMNYTSEDQPYPRGEICVRGPIIFQGYYKNEVQTREVLDDDGWLHTGDIGLWLPGGRLKIIDRKKNIFKLAQGEYIAPEKVENVYSKCKFVSQCFIYGDSFNATLVAIIAVDPDVLKEWASSAGIKYEDVGQLCNDPRARAAVLADMDEIGREAQLRGFEYAKAVTLVPEAFTLENGLLTPTFKIKRPQAKEYFARAISDMYAELSKSDPTMQKM, encoded by the exons ATGGAATCACCAGCACAACGTCGTCTTCGAGCCATCCGGTCTCACCTTCTTCCCAACACATCTGATGATGATCCGCAAACACATATCCGTTCTAACATCACCGCCGGAGAGTTCGCTCAAG TCCAGGGATACTCTGTAGTTCTTCCAGAGAAATTGCAAACAGGAAAATGGAATGTGTATAG ATCTGCACGTTCTCCATTCCAGCTTGTAAGTAGATTTGCTGATCACCCAGAAATTGGGACTTTGCATGATAACTTCGT ACATGCAGTTGAAACTTTCCGAGACCACAAATACTTGGGTACTCGAGTTCAGGCGGATGGAAGTGTTGGAGA GTACAAATGGATGACATATGGAGAAGCAGGCACCGCTCGCAAAGCAGTAGGTTCTGGCCTACAGTTTAATGGGCTACAGAAA GGAGATTGCGTTGGAATTTATTTCATAAACAGACCAGAGTGGTTGATTGTGGATCATGCTTGTGCAGCATTTTCGTATATCTCAGTTCCTTTGTATGATACACTTG GTCCAGATGCAGTTAGGTATGTTGTTAACCATGCTGATGTGCGAGCTATTTTCTGTGTGCCACAGACTCTGAATTCG GTTGTGGGAGGGATAGATGAACACTTGCCTTCCCTTCCATCTGCATCTGGAGTGAAGCTTATATCCTATTCAAGACTAACTGTTCAG GACAATTTGAAATTAATGGATGACATAGCTGTCCTAAGACCTACATTATTCTGCAGTGTTCCTCGGTTGTACAATCGGATATATGCTGG AATTACAAATTCTGTATCAAATTCTGGGCTTCTAAAGGAGAGATTATTCAAAGCTGCCTACAATTCCAAGAAGCACACCATTATGAGTG GCCAGAGATCATCTCCAATATGGGATAGATTAGTATTCAATAAAATTAGAGATAAGCTTGGAGGACGTGTCCGTTTTTTGGGTTCAGGTGCTTCACCATTGTCTCCTGATGTCATGGacttcttgagagt GTGCTTTGGCTGCCAAGTACTTGAAGGATATGGTATGACAGAGACTTCTTGCATCATAAGCATAATGGATGAGGGTGACAATTTATCAGGTCATGTTGGATCCCCTAATACTGCTTGTG AAATAAAACTTGTGGATGTTCCTGAAATGAATTACACGTCAGAGGATCAGCCTTATCCTCGTGGCGAAATCTGTGTCAGGGGTCCCATTATCTTCCAAGGCTATTACAAAAATGAAGTCCAAAC GAGAGAAGTGCTTGATGATGATGGCTGGCTGCATACGGGAGATATAGGATTGTGGTTACCTGGAGGGCGACTTAAAATTATTGATAG GAAAAAGAACATTTTTAAGTTGGCACAAGGAGAGTATATAGCACCTGAGAAGGTCGAGAATGTCTACTCCAAATGCAAATTTGTTTCTCAGTGTTTCATATACG gtgATAGCTTCAATGCCACTCTGGTAGCTATAATTGCAGTGGACCCAGATGTGTTGAAAGAGTGGGCTTCATCTGCTGGCATCAAG TATGAAGACGTAGGACAATTATGCAATGATCCAAGAGCAAGAGCTGCGGTTCTGGCTGATATGGACGAGATTGGGAGGGAGGCCCAG TTGAGAGGCTTTGAATATGCGAAAGCCGTAACTTTGGTACCTGAAGCATTTACCCTAGAGAATGGCCTTCTGACTCCAACATTCAAG ATAAAAAGACCTCAAGCTAAGGAATACTTTGCCAGAGCAATATCAGACATGTATGCTGAGCTTTCTAAATCTGACCCAACAATGCAAAAGATGTAA
- the LOC107411986 gene encoding long chain acyl-CoA synthetase 7, peroxisomal isoform X3: MESPAQRRLRAIRSHLLPNTSDDDPQTHIRSNITAGEFAQVQGYSVVLPEKLQTGKWNVYRSARSPFQLVSRFADHPEIGTLHDNFVHAVETFRDHKYLGTRVQADGSVGEYKWMTYGEAGTARKAVGSGLQFNGLQKGDCVGIYFINRPEWLIVDHACAAFSYISVPLYDTLGPDAVRYVVNHADVRAIFCVPQTLNSVVGGIDEHLPSLPSASGVKLISYSRLTVQGCSNLQPFCPPKPEDIATICYTSGTTGTPKGVVLTHGNLIANAAGFSRAVKFYPSDVSISYLPLAHIYERTNQVISVYSGVAVGFYQGDNLKLMDDIAVLRPTLFCSVPRLYNRIYAGITNSVSNSGLLKERLFKAAYNSKKHTIMSGQRSSPIWDRLVFNKIRDKLGGRVRFLGSGASPLSPDVMDFLRVCFGCQVLEGYGMTETSCIISIMDEGDNLSGHVGSPNTACEIKLVDVPEMNYTSEDQPYPRGEICVRGPIIFQGYYKNEVQTREVLDDDGWLHTGDIGLWLPGGRLKIIDRKKNIFKLAQGEYIAPEKVENVYSKCKFVSQCFIYGDSFNATLVAIIAVDPDVLKEWASSAGIKYEDVGQLCNDPRARAAVLADMDEIGREAQLRGFEYAKAVTLVPEAFTLENGLLTPTFKIKRPQAKEYFARAISDMYAELSKSDPTMQKM; encoded by the exons ATGGAATCACCAGCACAACGTCGTCTTCGAGCCATCCGGTCTCACCTTCTTCCCAACACATCTGATGATGATCCGCAAACACATATCCGTTCTAACATCACCGCCGGAGAGTTCGCTCAAG TCCAGGGATACTCTGTAGTTCTTCCAGAGAAATTGCAAACAGGAAAATGGAATGTGTATAG ATCTGCACGTTCTCCATTCCAGCTTGTAAGTAGATTTGCTGATCACCCAGAAATTGGGACTTTGCATGATAACTTCGT ACATGCAGTTGAAACTTTCCGAGACCACAAATACTTGGGTACTCGAGTTCAGGCGGATGGAAGTGTTGGAGA GTACAAATGGATGACATATGGAGAAGCAGGCACCGCTCGCAAAGCAGTAGGTTCTGGCCTACAGTTTAATGGGCTACAGAAA GGAGATTGCGTTGGAATTTATTTCATAAACAGACCAGAGTGGTTGATTGTGGATCATGCTTGTGCAGCATTTTCGTATATCTCAGTTCCTTTGTATGATACACTTG GTCCAGATGCAGTTAGGTATGTTGTTAACCATGCTGATGTGCGAGCTATTTTCTGTGTGCCACAGACTCTGAATTCG GTTGTGGGAGGGATAGATGAACACTTGCCTTCCCTTCCATCTGCATCTGGAGTGAAGCTTATATCCTATTCAAGACTAACTGTTCAG GGCTGCAGTAATCTGCAACCATTTTGCCCTCCTAAACCTGAAGATATTGCAACCATATGCTACACAAGTGGTACTACTGGAACACCAAAG GGAGTTGTATTGACACATGGAAACTTAATTGCAAATGCTGCTGGATTCAGTCGTGCAGTCAAATTCTATCCCTCTGATGT TAGCATATCCTATCTTCCTTTGGCACACATCTATGAACGTACCAACCAAGTAATCTCAGTTTACTCTGGTGTTGCTGTTGGTTTCTACCAGGGG GACAATTTGAAATTAATGGATGACATAGCTGTCCTAAGACCTACATTATTCTGCAGTGTTCCTCGGTTGTACAATCGGATATATGCTGG AATTACAAATTCTGTATCAAATTCTGGGCTTCTAAAGGAGAGATTATTCAAAGCTGCCTACAATTCCAAGAAGCACACCATTATGAGTG GCCAGAGATCATCTCCAATATGGGATAGATTAGTATTCAATAAAATTAGAGATAAGCTTGGAGGACGTGTCCGTTTTTTGGGTTCAGGTGCTTCACCATTGTCTCCTGATGTCATGGacttcttgagagt GTGCTTTGGCTGCCAAGTACTTGAAGGATATGGTATGACAGAGACTTCTTGCATCATAAGCATAATGGATGAGGGTGACAATTTATCAGGTCATGTTGGATCCCCTAATACTGCTTGTG AAATAAAACTTGTGGATGTTCCTGAAATGAATTACACGTCAGAGGATCAGCCTTATCCTCGTGGCGAAATCTGTGTCAGGGGTCCCATTATCTTCCAAGGCTATTACAAAAATGAAGTCCAAAC GAGAGAAGTGCTTGATGATGATGGCTGGCTGCATACGGGAGATATAGGATTGTGGTTACCTGGAGGGCGACTTAAAATTATTGATAG GAAAAAGAACATTTTTAAGTTGGCACAAGGAGAGTATATAGCACCTGAGAAGGTCGAGAATGTCTACTCCAAATGCAAATTTGTTTCTCAGTGTTTCATATACG gtgATAGCTTCAATGCCACTCTGGTAGCTATAATTGCAGTGGACCCAGATGTGTTGAAAGAGTGGGCTTCATCTGCTGGCATCAAG TATGAAGACGTAGGACAATTATGCAATGATCCAAGAGCAAGAGCTGCGGTTCTGGCTGATATGGACGAGATTGGGAGGGAGGCCCAG TTGAGAGGCTTTGAATATGCGAAAGCCGTAACTTTGGTACCTGAAGCATTTACCCTAGAGAATGGCCTTCTGACTCCAACATTCAAG ATAAAAAGACCTCAAGCTAAGGAATACTTTGCCAGAGCAATATCAGACATGTATGCTGAGCTTTCTAAATCTGACCCAACAATGCAAAAGATGTAA
- the LOC107411986 gene encoding long chain acyl-CoA synthetase 7, peroxisomal isoform X2: MESPAQRRLRAIRSHLLPNTSDDDPQTHIRSNITAGEFAQVQGYSVVLPEKLQTGKWNVYRSARSPFQLVSRFADHPEIGTLHDNFVHAVETFRDHKYLGTRVQADGSVGEYKWMTYGEAGTARKAVGSGLQFNGLQKGDCVGIYFINRPEWLIVDHACAAFSYISVPLYDTLGPDAVRYVVNHADVRAIFCVPQTLNSMLSFLSEIPSVRIIVVVGGIDEHLPSLPSASGVKLISYSRLTVQGCSNLQPFCPPKPEDIATICYTSGTTGTPKGVVLTHGNLIANAAGFSRAVKFYPSDVISYLPLAHIYERTNQVISVYSGVAVGFYQGDNLKLMDDIAVLRPTLFCSVPRLYNRIYAGITNSVSNSGLLKERLFKAAYNSKKHTIMSGQRSSPIWDRLVFNKIRDKLGGRVRFLGSGASPLSPDVMDFLRVCFGCQVLEGYGMTETSCIISIMDEGDNLSGHVGSPNTACEIKLVDVPEMNYTSEDQPYPRGEICVRGPIIFQGYYKNEVQTREVLDDDGWLHTGDIGLWLPGGRLKIIDRKKNIFKLAQGEYIAPEKVENVYSKCKFVSQCFIYGDSFNATLVAIIAVDPDVLKEWASSAGIKYEDVGQLCNDPRARAAVLADMDEIGREAQLRGFEYAKAVTLVPEAFTLENGLLTPTFKIKRPQAKEYFARAISDMYAELSKSDPTMQKM, from the exons ATGGAATCACCAGCACAACGTCGTCTTCGAGCCATCCGGTCTCACCTTCTTCCCAACACATCTGATGATGATCCGCAAACACATATCCGTTCTAACATCACCGCCGGAGAGTTCGCTCAAG TCCAGGGATACTCTGTAGTTCTTCCAGAGAAATTGCAAACAGGAAAATGGAATGTGTATAG ATCTGCACGTTCTCCATTCCAGCTTGTAAGTAGATTTGCTGATCACCCAGAAATTGGGACTTTGCATGATAACTTCGT ACATGCAGTTGAAACTTTCCGAGACCACAAATACTTGGGTACTCGAGTTCAGGCGGATGGAAGTGTTGGAGA GTACAAATGGATGACATATGGAGAAGCAGGCACCGCTCGCAAAGCAGTAGGTTCTGGCCTACAGTTTAATGGGCTACAGAAA GGAGATTGCGTTGGAATTTATTTCATAAACAGACCAGAGTGGTTGATTGTGGATCATGCTTGTGCAGCATTTTCGTATATCTCAGTTCCTTTGTATGATACACTTG GTCCAGATGCAGTTAGGTATGTTGTTAACCATGCTGATGTGCGAGCTATTTTCTGTGTGCCACAGACTCTGAATTCG ATGTTAAGCTTTTTGTCCGAGATTCCATCTGTAAGAATTATAGTG GTTGTGGGAGGGATAGATGAACACTTGCCTTCCCTTCCATCTGCATCTGGAGTGAAGCTTATATCCTATTCAAGACTAACTGTTCAG GGCTGCAGTAATCTGCAACCATTTTGCCCTCCTAAACCTGAAGATATTGCAACCATATGCTACACAAGTGGTACTACTGGAACACCAAAG GGAGTTGTATTGACACATGGAAACTTAATTGCAAATGCTGCTGGATTCAGTCGTGCAGTCAAATTCTATCCCTCTGATGT CATATCCTATCTTCCTTTGGCACACATCTATGAACGTACCAACCAAGTAATCTCAGTTTACTCTGGTGTTGCTGTTGGTTTCTACCAGGGG GACAATTTGAAATTAATGGATGACATAGCTGTCCTAAGACCTACATTATTCTGCAGTGTTCCTCGGTTGTACAATCGGATATATGCTGG AATTACAAATTCTGTATCAAATTCTGGGCTTCTAAAGGAGAGATTATTCAAAGCTGCCTACAATTCCAAGAAGCACACCATTATGAGTG GCCAGAGATCATCTCCAATATGGGATAGATTAGTATTCAATAAAATTAGAGATAAGCTTGGAGGACGTGTCCGTTTTTTGGGTTCAGGTGCTTCACCATTGTCTCCTGATGTCATGGacttcttgagagt GTGCTTTGGCTGCCAAGTACTTGAAGGATATGGTATGACAGAGACTTCTTGCATCATAAGCATAATGGATGAGGGTGACAATTTATCAGGTCATGTTGGATCCCCTAATACTGCTTGTG AAATAAAACTTGTGGATGTTCCTGAAATGAATTACACGTCAGAGGATCAGCCTTATCCTCGTGGCGAAATCTGTGTCAGGGGTCCCATTATCTTCCAAGGCTATTACAAAAATGAAGTCCAAAC GAGAGAAGTGCTTGATGATGATGGCTGGCTGCATACGGGAGATATAGGATTGTGGTTACCTGGAGGGCGACTTAAAATTATTGATAG GAAAAAGAACATTTTTAAGTTGGCACAAGGAGAGTATATAGCACCTGAGAAGGTCGAGAATGTCTACTCCAAATGCAAATTTGTTTCTCAGTGTTTCATATACG gtgATAGCTTCAATGCCACTCTGGTAGCTATAATTGCAGTGGACCCAGATGTGTTGAAAGAGTGGGCTTCATCTGCTGGCATCAAG TATGAAGACGTAGGACAATTATGCAATGATCCAAGAGCAAGAGCTGCGGTTCTGGCTGATATGGACGAGATTGGGAGGGAGGCCCAG TTGAGAGGCTTTGAATATGCGAAAGCCGTAACTTTGGTACCTGAAGCATTTACCCTAGAGAATGGCCTTCTGACTCCAACATTCAAG ATAAAAAGACCTCAAGCTAAGGAATACTTTGCCAGAGCAATATCAGACATGTATGCTGAGCTTTCTAAATCTGACCCAACAATGCAAAAGATGTAA
- the LOC107411986 gene encoding long chain acyl-CoA synthetase 7, peroxisomal isoform X1, whose product MESPAQRRLRAIRSHLLPNTSDDDPQTHIRSNITAGEFAQVQGYSVVLPEKLQTGKWNVYRSARSPFQLVSRFADHPEIGTLHDNFVHAVETFRDHKYLGTRVQADGSVGEYKWMTYGEAGTARKAVGSGLQFNGLQKGDCVGIYFINRPEWLIVDHACAAFSYISVPLYDTLGPDAVRYVVNHADVRAIFCVPQTLNSMLSFLSEIPSVRIIVVVGGIDEHLPSLPSASGVKLISYSRLTVQGCSNLQPFCPPKPEDIATICYTSGTTGTPKGVVLTHGNLIANAAGFSRAVKFYPSDVSISYLPLAHIYERTNQVISVYSGVAVGFYQGDNLKLMDDIAVLRPTLFCSVPRLYNRIYAGITNSVSNSGLLKERLFKAAYNSKKHTIMSGQRSSPIWDRLVFNKIRDKLGGRVRFLGSGASPLSPDVMDFLRVCFGCQVLEGYGMTETSCIISIMDEGDNLSGHVGSPNTACEIKLVDVPEMNYTSEDQPYPRGEICVRGPIIFQGYYKNEVQTREVLDDDGWLHTGDIGLWLPGGRLKIIDRKKNIFKLAQGEYIAPEKVENVYSKCKFVSQCFIYGDSFNATLVAIIAVDPDVLKEWASSAGIKYEDVGQLCNDPRARAAVLADMDEIGREAQLRGFEYAKAVTLVPEAFTLENGLLTPTFKIKRPQAKEYFARAISDMYAELSKSDPTMQKM is encoded by the exons ATGGAATCACCAGCACAACGTCGTCTTCGAGCCATCCGGTCTCACCTTCTTCCCAACACATCTGATGATGATCCGCAAACACATATCCGTTCTAACATCACCGCCGGAGAGTTCGCTCAAG TCCAGGGATACTCTGTAGTTCTTCCAGAGAAATTGCAAACAGGAAAATGGAATGTGTATAG ATCTGCACGTTCTCCATTCCAGCTTGTAAGTAGATTTGCTGATCACCCAGAAATTGGGACTTTGCATGATAACTTCGT ACATGCAGTTGAAACTTTCCGAGACCACAAATACTTGGGTACTCGAGTTCAGGCGGATGGAAGTGTTGGAGA GTACAAATGGATGACATATGGAGAAGCAGGCACCGCTCGCAAAGCAGTAGGTTCTGGCCTACAGTTTAATGGGCTACAGAAA GGAGATTGCGTTGGAATTTATTTCATAAACAGACCAGAGTGGTTGATTGTGGATCATGCTTGTGCAGCATTTTCGTATATCTCAGTTCCTTTGTATGATACACTTG GTCCAGATGCAGTTAGGTATGTTGTTAACCATGCTGATGTGCGAGCTATTTTCTGTGTGCCACAGACTCTGAATTCG ATGTTAAGCTTTTTGTCCGAGATTCCATCTGTAAGAATTATAGTG GTTGTGGGAGGGATAGATGAACACTTGCCTTCCCTTCCATCTGCATCTGGAGTGAAGCTTATATCCTATTCAAGACTAACTGTTCAG GGCTGCAGTAATCTGCAACCATTTTGCCCTCCTAAACCTGAAGATATTGCAACCATATGCTACACAAGTGGTACTACTGGAACACCAAAG GGAGTTGTATTGACACATGGAAACTTAATTGCAAATGCTGCTGGATTCAGTCGTGCAGTCAAATTCTATCCCTCTGATGT TAGCATATCCTATCTTCCTTTGGCACACATCTATGAACGTACCAACCAAGTAATCTCAGTTTACTCTGGTGTTGCTGTTGGTTTCTACCAGGGG GACAATTTGAAATTAATGGATGACATAGCTGTCCTAAGACCTACATTATTCTGCAGTGTTCCTCGGTTGTACAATCGGATATATGCTGG AATTACAAATTCTGTATCAAATTCTGGGCTTCTAAAGGAGAGATTATTCAAAGCTGCCTACAATTCCAAGAAGCACACCATTATGAGTG GCCAGAGATCATCTCCAATATGGGATAGATTAGTATTCAATAAAATTAGAGATAAGCTTGGAGGACGTGTCCGTTTTTTGGGTTCAGGTGCTTCACCATTGTCTCCTGATGTCATGGacttcttgagagt GTGCTTTGGCTGCCAAGTACTTGAAGGATATGGTATGACAGAGACTTCTTGCATCATAAGCATAATGGATGAGGGTGACAATTTATCAGGTCATGTTGGATCCCCTAATACTGCTTGTG AAATAAAACTTGTGGATGTTCCTGAAATGAATTACACGTCAGAGGATCAGCCTTATCCTCGTGGCGAAATCTGTGTCAGGGGTCCCATTATCTTCCAAGGCTATTACAAAAATGAAGTCCAAAC GAGAGAAGTGCTTGATGATGATGGCTGGCTGCATACGGGAGATATAGGATTGTGGTTACCTGGAGGGCGACTTAAAATTATTGATAG GAAAAAGAACATTTTTAAGTTGGCACAAGGAGAGTATATAGCACCTGAGAAGGTCGAGAATGTCTACTCCAAATGCAAATTTGTTTCTCAGTGTTTCATATACG gtgATAGCTTCAATGCCACTCTGGTAGCTATAATTGCAGTGGACCCAGATGTGTTGAAAGAGTGGGCTTCATCTGCTGGCATCAAG TATGAAGACGTAGGACAATTATGCAATGATCCAAGAGCAAGAGCTGCGGTTCTGGCTGATATGGACGAGATTGGGAGGGAGGCCCAG TTGAGAGGCTTTGAATATGCGAAAGCCGTAACTTTGGTACCTGAAGCATTTACCCTAGAGAATGGCCTTCTGACTCCAACATTCAAG ATAAAAAGACCTCAAGCTAAGGAATACTTTGCCAGAGCAATATCAGACATGTATGCTGAGCTTTCTAAATCTGACCCAACAATGCAAAAGATGTAA